AGTTCTTAATTATTTAATTGAGTTTGAAAAGAAGGCTAGCGAAAAAGAAGTTAGCTTAGGGTTTAAGGAAAATTCTGGGCTAATAAAATTAGAAAAGGATTATGCCAAAGTAGATACAGATAAAAATATTGCGAAATTATATTATTGGTTTATTGGAGTAAGCTTAGGGCTAGGTATTATTGGGGGGTATTTAATAAATATAGACGCCTGCAGAGTAAAGAGTAATTTTAATAAATACTCAGACACACACATTCAATGTTCTCTAATCAAAGAGGAATTTAAAAACTCTGAGTCAAACCCTGTCTCAAAATTTGTAGAAACGACAAAATGTGAATGTGTTCCAGATTAAAAATAATGGAAAGTTTCAGTCCGGCGGATGAGTAAAAAAACTCAACCCTTCTTTTGTTCTAAAATTGAGAAAACGATAAAAACAGTGTTTTGCAAACTCTTATCTCTCTCCTATATTTTATTATTATTAATTAATAATATTTTATACTCTAAAGTATACTATAGTAACTGCAGAGCGCTTCAAATAGCTGTTATAAATTATAGCAACTTTAATTTTAGGGTTGGGTATTCCCACTCAACCGCCAGACGGAAGCACGCGCCCGCCACACTGCCGTCTTTCTTCCGTACCGCTTGCCGTACCTTGGCAGAGAAACCCGCCGCATAAGGGCGTTATATTGCCATTCTCGGCCATTTTCTAACGTACTCTAGCAGAACTTTAGCGAAATTGTAGTGCGAGAATAAACCGCCGCAATCTCATGCACTTGACGTTCACCACCGCACTGGCTGCAAAATTTTCGGCTCCTGTAATTACAGCTACTTGCGCTGTTATAGTTTCGCCCGCACACGAACATGTGGGCTTAAATGCTGATTGTAGCGTGCGCCGGAGTCCCGCGAAACCGTTTTGGGGTTACCGCCACCCGCCAAGGTAACACTACAGCCCGCCTCCGCATGCGACAGAATGCAGTAGTTACGAGGGTTTCTGAAACTCACTTATGATAACTGTGATTATGATGTGTGAGATTCGGCGATTTTGGGGTGTGGGAGCGTGCGGGAATTGCTGCGGTTTGTGGCGGAATCGGGCATGGTATTGCGGCCAGATGCCTCCCTTTCGCACATGTTTGCGCGCTCTCAACCACCATAACACGCCCGCAGAAACGACGGAATAACGGAAGTTTGCCACCGAGGGCGGCATGTGACTTGCGTACGCTTGCGGTAATTGCTACGATTTGTTGCCGTCTGTCGCCACTTTAAAAAAAATGGAGACAGATATTATGGATTTATTTTGTGATTATGTAACGGAGTGGATTGGAAGTTTAAACGAGAGGTATTCGGCTCAGACGATACGAAGTTATTCGAGAATAGCACGGAAGCACTTTAAACATTTTGCAGAAATGCAACTAGAAAATGTGAGTCCCGCACTACTCCTCAAATATCTGGTTATCAAAGCAACGCAGGATAAGCGTAAGTTTAAAACGACAAAAAACATTCTGTCAACGTTTTCGGCTTACTGTGATTTTTTACTTTGTCGAGGGCTGATAGAGAAGAATCCGTGTGTAGACGAAACTCTACTTTCGAGACTGCGGGCGCATTACAGAACCGCAAGGGACAAAGTACAAAAGCGAATGTACGCGCTGAGTGTCCCACACGCTGTCCTATTACTGCAGCGAGCATACTGTAAAGGTTACCAGTTCGGCCTTGCTACTGAAACGTTGCTGTGTACTGGGCTTCGACTTGGTGAGCTTGCGGGGCTTGAGATAAACGATGTGTCACTTACGCACATTGTAGTCTGTAGAGCTTTTGACCCTGAAGGCAAGCAAATGCAGATGTCGGCGAAATGGGGCAGCAATGGCAGCGTACCCATTCCCGCACACCTCGGCGAAAAGCTGGAGCTTTTTTTTAAAAGCAGAAAGCGCGCCGGAGACGAAAGTACTTGTGCATTCCCATATGTGCGAGCCCGTGCTGATGTATTTTCTAAACGTATTGGTAAAATATCAGACGACTTAGGATTGCCGCACACTACCGCACACGTACTCAGGAGAACCGCGTTAACTTGGCTTGTCGCTGAAGGCATTCCTCTCGCTGTGGTTCAGGCTGTCGCAAGACACAGTACTTCGGCGATGACGGAAAAGTACATAGATAAAAGGCAAGTGGATTCGACGGGAGCAACCGAAGCGATTGCGCGACGGCTAGGTAGTGACCGACGGCTCACGGCGGTGGGTGGCGACTGAACTAAAGTGCGAACGGGGGCTAGTTAAAAATCGGCATTTTGTGACAGCGAGATGTTAGCGCCACAGTAGGGTTTTAAAATGGCG
The DNA window shown above is from Fluviispira vulneris and carries:
- a CDS encoding tyrosine-type recombinase/integrase; the encoded protein is MDLFCDYVTEWIGSLNERYSAQTIRSYSRIARKHFKHFAEMQLENVSPALLLKYLVIKATQDKRKFKTTKNILSTFSAYCDFLLCRGLIEKNPCVDETLLSRLRAHYRTARDKVQKRMYALSVPHAVLLLQRAYCKGYQFGLATETLLCTGLRLGELAGLEINDVSLTHIVVCRAFDPEGKQMQMSAKWGSNGSVPIPAHLGEKLELFFKSRKRAGDESTCAFPYVRARADVFSKRIGKISDDLGLPHTTAHVLRRTALTWLVAEGIPLAVVQAVARHSTSAMTEKYIDKRQVDSTGATEAIARRLGSDRRLTAVGGD